GCTGAAGACGATCAGGTCTTCAGATCACAGCTACCTGACGAataccacatacacacaggtgTACTGCACAGGTAACATGCAGCATTTCTCCCTCCCACTCCACCTGGTggtgatctgtgtgtgtcttaactctgttctctctctcgaTTGGTCGACTGGTAGGACTGGGCCACCACTCAGAGATGAGTTACCGGAAGCTCCGCCCAGTGCGACAGTTCCTGCAGTGGCTGAAGAGCCAGGACGATGAAGAGGTGCTGAGGAGGGCTCTGATTGGAGGTTTCTTCATCTACCCGCCTCCTCCCGTCTCCTTGGAAACATACATGAAGGACAGGAGAggtgatgctgtgtgtgtgtgtgtgtgtgtgtgtgtgtgtgtgtgtgtgtgtgtgtgtgtgtgtgtgtgtgtgtgtgtgtgtgtgtgtgtgtgaagtgcaTTTCTCTGACGGTTGGAGCTGCGTGTCATCGTATTGCAGGATCATCTGAATCCACTGTTTCCACAGGTGAGCTGGGTTTCCTGCGAGGGGCGGAGCTTCAGAGGGAGGTGGAGCGACTCAGTTACAGGGAGCGACACACCTTCTGTATCCAGGCTACAGTCACCATGGTTACttacagctgcagaggagaGGTGACAGCTTAACCTGCGCACAcgcatttatgtttttatttatagtttcAAAAAactttagatgttagattcaactcattgtcattgtgcgcacaacgaaatgattgttccagagacgagcatctgcagtcacgcagccagagaccggcgctacctttaagcaatgtggtttaagtgtcttgcccaaggacacaacgcagcacagggacaggggcttgaacctgcaaccttctggctgcaaggcgagcgcctacccactgtgccaGTGCCACTAGATGGGTTACAGTAAAAAATAGCAGTAAAAAATAAGATATATTTTAGAAGACATGTATTTACATGTATACATGTGCACAAGCGTGCACTGACTCTACATGTCCGTGTATGGTAGGGTGCTGTCCAGAGGAACCAAGTCAGTTCATGCACAACAGGTCTGACAAGTAACCTGCGTTCTCTTTAATGGCCACTAGATGGAGCTAGCTGCAGTAGCACAAACACTGAAGACGTGTTTGGGCCTGCAGTCACtctttatttaacctttaattAACCACGATGCTTCCTCCTGAGATTAAAAGCTTTTCCAAGAGTGTCCTGCCCAATGTTCAGCAGCAGACCAGttacacacaaaaatgcacaaaataacaCACAAGACCAAAcatgagacaaaaaaagaacCTAAATTCGTGACCTTCGACACCATCAAAGCCCGAAACATCAGTGTGATTGTCTTGAGCCAGTATTCAGAGGTGGTGATGTTCAGGCTGAACACTGGCAGCCTCCAGGAGAACAGCTCCATCAGCTCCATCTGCagctgatggaggaggaggggctAATGCTACGGTCTTTTTCCAAATCACACCGAGGACAGACGGAGGGTTTGGAACCGAAGACCTCACACAGTTTGGTGATGAATACGAGTCAGTGAGAAGGAGCACCGCATGAATCTCCATAACGGTAGAACTGTGCTGGTGGCTGAGTCTGCTCAGTGGCAGCAGCCCATCTGACCTGGGTCACATCAGGTCACAGTGAGTGAAGCATGCAATAATCCGCTGAAATGAGGTCAGACTGCTGCACGGTGTTTGAGGGCACCTGCATTAACTTcatgaaaaagacaaacacaagtCATGGACACGTCAGACTCACGCTGCACTTTCCTCCTCTGAGGTTCAGGAAGCCGATCACCTGGAGCTCGCTGCAGCTGCGCTCACAATAATCCCACCTGTGGTGAACGTTTGAGGCGTCAcctcctcctgttcctgctCTCACacctcctcttctctccctcaGGAGGATCGCTGCTTGTTCTGGACAGACCGAGCTTCGTCTCTCTgcccctcctcttcatcctcttcgcCCTCTTCTCGCATCCCCTACCCttctccctccccctccctctcctcctcctccctcctcccgcTTCCTTCCACCCCTCGTTCTTTCAGgcctcccctctcctcctcctcctcctcgtccccCTCTTTCTCTCCGTCCTCTGCGGTCAGTAAGTCGACGCCTCGTACTCCGGAGCACAGAGCAGGGTGAGACTTTAAAAACCAGCTTTGCTTTGGACTCGACTCTGACTGCGATTCACTCACAGCCTTTGTTTcagcaggaagaggaagcagctgctgcaggcggaAACGCCGACCAAGAGGTCAGTCCTGAGGGAAGCAGCGCCTATACCCTATCAGTCAGTCATATACTCTGTCAgtcatatactgtatgtacttGTATACTGTGTCAGTCATGTACtggatcagtgtgtgtgtgcctaatCAGAGCTCTGCATGTAACATAAGCTCTGAATGTTGGAGTAAACTAAAGAGGATGACCTGTTTCCCTTCAGGAGTCCCCGGGTCACCCTGCAGCCCGAACAGAATAACAAGACGGGTACGACCAACCTCTGCTTTTCATAACGTACATGCTGCTGCGGTTCTCTGCATGACCAAAGATATCATTAAAGGAGGCGTGTGTTAGAACTACGTTAGAAGGTGTGTGTTAGAACTACGTTAGAAGGCGTGTGTTAGAACTACGTTAGAAGGTGTGTGTTAGAACTACATTAGAAGGCGTGTGTTAGAACTACGTTAGAAGGTGTGTGTTAGAACTACATTAGAAGGCGTGTGTTAGAACTACATTAGAAGGCGTGTGTTAGAACTACATTAGAAGGCGTGTGTTAGAACTACATTAGAAGGAGTGTGTTAGAACTACATTAGAAGGCGTGTGTTAGAACTACGTTAGAAGGTGTGTGTTAGAACTACATTAGAAGGCGTGTGTTAGAACTACCTTAGAAGGCGTGTGTTAGAACTACATTAGAAGGCGTGTGTTAGAACTACGTTAGAAGGCGTGTGTTAGAACTACATTAGAAGGTGTGTGTTAGAACTACGTTAGAAGGTGTGTGTTAGAACTACATTAGAAGGTGTGTGTTAGAACTACGTTAGAAGGTGTGTGTTAGAACTACATTAGAAGGTGTGTGTTAGAACTACGTTAGAAGGCGTGTGTTAGAACTACGTTAGAAGGTGTGTGTTAGAACTACATTAGAAGGCGTGTGTTAGAACTACGTTAGAAGGTGTGTGTTAGAACTACATTAGAAGGCGTGTGTTAGAACTACATTAGAAGGCGTGTGTTAGAACTACATTAGAAGGTGTGTGTTAGAACTACATTAGAAGGCGTGTGTTAGAACTACGTTAGAAGGTGTGTGTTAGAACTACATTAGAAGGTGTGTGTTAGAACTACATTAGAAGGCGTGTGTTAGAACTACGTTAGAAGGTGTGTGTTAGAAGGTGTTAGAACTACATTAGAAGGCGTGTGTTAGAACTACATTAGAAGGTGTGTGTTAGAACTACATTAGAAGGTGTGTGTTAGAACTACATTAGAAGGTGTGTGTTAGAACTACATTAGAAGGCGTGTGTTAGAACTACATTAGAAGGTGTGTGTTAGAACTACATTAGAAGGCGTGTGTTAGAACTACATTAGAAGGCGTGTGTTAGAACTACATTAGAAGGTGTGTTAGAACTACATTAGAAGGCGTGTGTTAGAACTACATTAGAAGGCGTGTGTTAGAACTACATTAGAAGGTGTGTGTTAGAACTACATTAGAAGGCGTGTGTTAGAACTACATTAGAAGGTGTGTGTTAGAACTACGTTAGAAGGTGTGTGTTAGAACTACATTAGAAGGTGTGTGTTAGAACTACATTAGGTGTGTGGAGCCCACATTCAGGGTCCAGGACAGATAAAAGTGTGACAAACAGCCAGAAACACCGAGGTTCTCACGTCtgatcaggaaaaaaatgatcctCATGAAGGACAATAAAGAAACACGAAGTGCATCACGTGTGGTCCTCAGAGGGGACAAGAAATACCGATGTGGTCCTAACTCAGAGAAGAACCAGAAAAAAATAGTCCTCATTAgaaccaaagcagctgaaggtCCTCACACGTGACTAAAATGTGAGAAGCTCAGGGTCATAGTCAGCGGGCAGAGAACCTCCGGTCCTCATGTGGCACCAAGGTTCTCAGATGTTCCTCACAGATGTTGCATGATGTTCTTCTGTGTGCAGTGATTCTCTTTGAAGCCTCCATGGAGTTCCTAGAAaacacaaacgctgatgacaaCAATGATGAGGACGAGGACGATGAAGACGCCTTGTCTTTCGTCACGGCCCCCGCCTTACCGACCTTCCCGCCCGTCGCTGTGGAGACGTTGCCGATGCGTTACGACCACACCCGCAGGGAGGAGCAGGCAGCTGTGGTGGCGCTGGGTGGGAGCGTGATGCCTGGGAGGTTTGACTCCACCCTCGAGGACTACTACAACCTGAGACTGCGAGGTTAGCCCTGGTAACCGTGGTCACAGTCTGTGAACGGTGGTCAAATGTTCACCTAAACGAACCTCTCTGTCCCTCAGCTCTGTCAGACGGAGTGCTCATCGACACCATCTTCCTCCCTCATGCCTCGTCTTCCtccacctctcctctcctccttcctcaCTCCAACACCTGGACCTCCATCTTATCACATGGAGCCTTCTCttcacacacacctccaccctCACCAGGTCAGTGATGTCCTGATGCACCAAAAATGTCCTCGTAAAGCAAAGTCCAGCTGAAACGTCCTCCCTGTGCATAAATGTCCTCAGTGCACAAATCACTTCAGTGTAGAATGTCCTCATAAAGCAACGTCCTCCTTATTCAGAGCACAGAGCGTCCCACCAGTGTAAAAGTGTCTTCATAAAACAACGTCCTCCTTATTCAGAGCACAGAGCGTCCCACCAGTGTAAAAGTGTCCTCATAAAACAACGTCCTCCTTATTCAGAGCACAGAGCGTCCCACCAGTGTAAAAGTGTCTTCATAAAACAACGTCCTCCTTATTCAGAGCACAGAGCGTCCCACCAGTGTAAAAGTGTCCTCATAAAACAACGTCCTCCTTATTCAGAGCAGAGCGTCCCACCAGTGTAAAAGTGTCCTCATAAAACAACGTCCTCCTTATTCAGAGCACAGAGCGTCCCACCAGTGTAAAAGTGTCTTCATAAAACAACGTCCTCCTTATTCAGAGCACAGAGCGTCCCACCAGTGTAAAAGTGTCCTCATAAAGCAACGTCCTCCTTATTCAGAGCACAGAGCGTCCCACCAGTGTAAAAGTGTCTTCATAAAACAACGTCCTCCTTATTCAGAGCACAGAGCGTCCCACCAGTGTAAAAGTGTCCTCATAAAACAACGTCCTCCTTATTCAGAGCACAGAGCGTCCCACCAGTGTAAAAGTGTCCTCATAAAACAACGTCCTCCTTATTCAGAGCACAGAGCGTCCCACCAGTGTAAAAGTGTCCTCATAAAACAACGTCCTCCTTATTCAGAGCACAGAGCGTCCCACCAGTGTAAAAGTGTCCTCATAAAACAACGTCCTCCTTATTCAGAGCACAGAGCGTCCCACCAGTGTAAAAGTGTCCTCATAAAACAACGTCCTCCTTATTCAGAGCACAGAGCGTCCCACCAGTGTAAAAGTGTCCTCATAAAACAACGTCCTCCTTATTCAGAGCACAGAGCGTCCCACCAGTGTAAAAGTGTCCTCATAAAACAACATCCTCCTTATTCAGAGCACAGAGCGTCCCACCAGTGTAAAAGTGTCCTCATAAAACAACGTCCTCCTTATTCAGAGCAGAGCGTCCCACCAGTGTAAAAGTGTCCTCATAAACAGAAATGACCCCCTTATGCATAAAAGAGTCGTACTCTCCCACACACAGAAAATACATCTacttctctttgtctctcagGTGACCTTATCGCCATGGCGTCccagctgaccaatcagaggctGGTGTGCGTCCTGGAGGCGTGTCACCTGGGCGGAGCCTTAACCGAACTGGTCCTGAGCCGAGCCTTTCAGCTGACCAGCTGATGCCTGACCAGAGCTGTGATTACATACTTAAATTCTGTAGTATTTATGAGTATTACACACTTTATTGGGAGTTGTAGTTTTAACACTCATTTTAACTACACTGTAATCTCTCCACTGACAAATTTAGACATTTTTATTGCACTTCTGTTTGTTCTTTGCTgggtttttatttacagtgagccAGTGGGACGCTGGGAGTTGTAGTAACTCTTTGTAATAGTACTCATAACTTAGAGTAATGTTAGTAGTATGTGTAGTAGTAGTGTGCACAGGAGGGTCAAAGTATTATTGTTTAGGGTTGTTTCTACACCTGGttgtgcttttattgtgaagaacACACTAACGTGTGTGTTGGTTCAGTTTGGACCGTGTTGTATTTACAGTGTAAAATGATCTCCAGCGCCCTCTACTGTTCAGATATATTCTTCCCTCTGATATTTTAAACTTGAACTTATTGAAGCTTCTTAAAGCtataaaaagagagaagagctGATTTTCTTTGCTTCccacagctgctgctttttactgtgaaatttcactgtttgtttttgtgccctAAAAATGAACCGTTTACACTTTAAACGATATTTAGTGCCAGAAAGTGCCGTCCTCATTAACTTAATTGTGATTGTTTTAGTCTTCCGTGATGCGCAGCATGTTAACATTTAATATGTAGTTTGCAGAAAGCTCGCCGTTGTTCACTGAATGTGCTTTGGTAAGGTTTTTATACTTGAGGCAGAAGTATTTAAGTCCCAATAAAATTTCCTCTCACCTGAATGTTTTAATGGCTGCATTGTCCCGCTGATGTGATCTCCAAGGCCATGATGGCCCACTGAAGATCTACATCTCTGGATAACCATCATGTGTAGTTCTGTTTCACAATTTGATTTTCGCAGATTTGAGACGTCTGCATCTATGAGTTACCTGCCTTCTCAAAGTGTAATAAATATTCTGGTATTCCTAAATGTAGCCCTGACAAACACATTccttattataataataataataataataattaaaaacctCAGCTGAAAACTGTATTGAAACTGAAATTAATTAGAAATTACAAACCTATAATCACAGATTACTTGTCAAAAAGGTCACTTTTGTGGTTTTACTCATAATGTCGGTTAACCGCATGAGGACATCTGATGGAGGCGAGCTGGGACACAATGAACAGCTGTATTCATTCATAGCAGAAGAAATAAAGGGAGGAGGTAGTAAAAACCAGTGTTTTGCCTTCATGAAGTTGTGAATGTTTAAACCATTTCACCAGTTGGGCAACACGGAGTACGTTTATTAAGGAGCTCCATCCACCGAGTTTCTCAAGGAGCTTATTCAAGAAATTCTTGAGCCTTTTAAACAGCTTGGAGTTTTAGGAAGTCAAAATCAACTTGAGaacatatttcaataaaaaaaaaaaataatgataatagtactgctgcctcacaataagaaggtcctgggtttgaatccaccacctGGCTGAGGCCTTCCTGTGTGATTTTAATCTTCTCCCTGGGTTTCTTTCAGGTACTCTGGTTaactcccacagtccacagatgtggggtcaggttaactggtgattctaaa
This window of the Archocentrus centrarchus isolate MPI-CPG fArcCen1 unplaced genomic scaffold, fArcCen1 scaffold_45_ctg1, whole genome shotgun sequence genome carries:
- the LOC115777188 gene encoding RPA-related protein RADX isoform X2, coding for MAGAGCVFHRTLTRSRSGPNKASPSSAVVCREFLYVVDLQRYSRDQGFPVYFPQAVLKGDDLYDATLTDGECRLRVTLDPSLNRLVERNILQPGLAVMNATFSTAMTACPAAPGERDSYRLVSVEVKDEDEDGGVRRSDVDWDSLPWFGSSEPEGPLVPLRASRSVFLPLWNNVDYSGEVWREAALADQEAADQEEDEEPEEGRRPAVTISELRESFLYGRRAVTRGTIQRELIVRIINKSHLMYYGKTDRNCECPYKAVLEVRDRTGSVCVVLWNSVCVSWYRCLKPGDIISLRRYRVKQHYQAELDDIEISVNSRNPAARISVLPESSVSPDCLPPAPTYSFYNSKELLDRPNDALCDVIGLLTFSGRPERIRSKDSRGAELLEYRWLRLEDGTSDQPIMVKLFSTSQPETHLRLHPLSVIVCTRLKTIRSSDHSYLTNTTYTQVYCTGLGHHSEMSYRKLRPVRQFLQWLKSQDDEEVLRRALIGGFFIYPPPPVSLETYMKDRRGELGFLRGAELQREVERLSYRERHTFCIQATVTMVTYSCRGEEDRCLFWTDRASSLCPSSSSSSPSSRIPYPSPSPSLSSSSLLPLPSTPRSFRPPLSSSSSSSPSFSPSSAVSKSTPRTPEHRAGKRKQLLQAETPTKRSVLREAAPIPYQSPRVTLQPEQNNKTVILFEASMEFLENTNADDNNDEDEDDEDALSFVTAPALPTFPPVAVETLPMRYDHTRREEQAAVVALGGSVMPGRFDSTLEDYYNLRLRALSDGVLIDTIFLPHASSSSTSPLLLPHSNTWTSILSHGAFSSHTPPPSPGDLIAMASQLTNQRLVCVLEACHLGGALTELVLSRAFQLTS
- the LOC115777188 gene encoding RPA-related protein RADX isoform X1; amino-acid sequence: MAGAGCVFHRTLTRSRSGPNKASPSSAVVCREFLYVVDLQRYSRDQGFPVYFPQAVLKGDDLYDATLTDGECRLRVTLDPSLNRLVERNILQPGLAVMNATFSTAMTACPAAPGERDSYRLVSVEVKDEDEDGGVRRSDVDWDSLPWFGSSEPEGPLVPLRASRSVFLPLWNNVDYSGEVWREAALADQEAADQEEDEEPEEGRRPAVTISELRESFLYGRRAVTRGTIQRELIVRIINKSHLMYYGKTDRNCECPYKAVLEVRDRTGSVCVVLWNSVCVSWYRCLKPGDIISLRRYRVKQHYQAELDDIEISVNSRNPAARISVLPESSVSPDCLPPAPTYSFYNSKELLDRPNDALCDVIGLLTFSGRPERIRSKDSRGAELLEYRWLRLEDGTSDQPIMVKLFSTSQPETHLRLHPLSVIVCTRLKTIRSSDHSYLTNTTYTQVYCTGLGHHSEMSYRKLRPVRQFLQWLKSQDDEEVLRRALIGGFFIYPPPPVSLETYMKDRRGELGFLRGAELQREVERLSYRERHTFCIQATVTMVTYSCRGEEDRCLFWTDRASSLCPSSSSSSPSSRIPYPSPSPSLSSSSLLPLPSTPRSFRPPLSSSSSSSPSFSPSSAVSKSTPRTPEHRAGRKRKQLLQAETPTKRSVLREAAPIPYQSPRVTLQPEQNNKTVILFEASMEFLENTNADDNNDEDEDDEDALSFVTAPALPTFPPVAVETLPMRYDHTRREEQAAVVALGGSVMPGRFDSTLEDYYNLRLRALSDGVLIDTIFLPHASSSSTSPLLLPHSNTWTSILSHGAFSSHTPPPSPGDLIAMASQLTNQRLVCVLEACHLGGALTELVLSRAFQLTS